The following are encoded in a window of Mustela nigripes isolate SB6536 chromosome 1, MUSNIG.SB6536, whole genome shotgun sequence genomic DNA:
- the LOC132011703 gene encoding olfactory receptor 51A7: protein MSAFNNSEVQLFLLIGIPGLEHAHIWISIPICLIYLVAIMGNSTILLIIKTEPSLHEPMYYFLALLAISDLGLSFSSLPTMLRIFLFNSMGISPNACFAQEFFIHGFTVMESSVLLVMSLDRFLAIHNPLRYSSLLTSRRVAKMGLTIAIRSILLVLPFPFTLRRLKYCQKNLLSHSYCLHQDTMKLACSDNRINVIYGFFVALCTMLNLALIFLSYMLILKTVLSIASLAERLRALNTCVSHMCAVLTFYVPIITLAAMHRFARHKSPLVIILIADIFLLLPPLMNPIVYCAKTQQIREKVLGKLFNICRR from the coding sequence ATGTCTGCTTTCAATAATTCTGAGGTCCAGCTTTTTCTTCTGATTGGAATCCCAGGACTGGAACATGCCCACATCTGGATCTCCATTCCTATTTGCCTCATTTACCTGGTTGCCATCATGGGCAACAGCACCATCCTCCTTATCATTAAGACAGAACCTTCGCTTCATGAGCCCATGTATTATTTCCTTGCCCTGTTGGCCATCTCTGACCTGGGCctgtccttctcctcccttcctacCATGCTGAGAATCTTCTTGTTCAATTCCATGGGAATTTCACCCAATGCCTGCTTTGCTCAAGAATTCTTCATCCATGGATTCACTGTCATGGAATCCTCAGTGCTTCTAGTTATGTCTTTGGATCGCTTTCTTGCCATTCATAATCCCCTGAGATACAGTTCTCTCCTCACTAGCCGCAGAGTTGCTAAAATGGGATTGACTATAGCCATCAGGAGCATTCTTTTAGTGCTTCCATTCCCATTCACTCTCAGGAGATTAAAATATTGTCAGAAGAATCTCCTTTCTCACTCATACTGTCTGCATCAGGACACCATGAAGCTGGCCTGCTCTGACAACAGGATCAATGTTATCTATGGCTTCTTTGTTGCTCTCTGTACTATGCTGAACTTGGCATTAATTTTTCTGTCATATATGCTGATCCTGAAGACAGTACTCAGCATTGCCTCTCTGGCAGAGAGGCTCAGGGCCCTCAATACCTGTGTCTCCCACATGTGTGCTGTGCTCACTTTCTATGTACCCATCATCACCCTGGCTGCCATGCATCGCTTTGCCAGGCACAAGAGCCCACTAGTTATAATCCTTATTGCAGATATATTCTTGTTGTTGCCACCCCTAATGAACCCCATTGTGTATTGTGCAAAAACTCAGCAAATCCGGGAAAAGGTCTTGGGAAAGTTGTTTAACATATGTAGGagatag